The Daphnia pulex isolate KAP4 chromosome 7, ASM2113471v1 genome includes the window attcgaAGCGGTCGGTCATCCATcgtccaacagcagcagcccacaCGTAACTGACCAGTGCTAATGGTGGAAACTGAAACCAAAAGTAAAATGAACTAGACGAAAGAAATCGGATCCTCCCATCTGTGGTGTGAAAAACCAGAAATGTGTTTAGGATCTTGTCCAGCGGACAATCTGGTGGGATTGTTTTTTATCGGGGAATTTCTATTTACGGAACTGTCTCTGATTGGTATAAGCAGCGGAACGGTAAGCGACATAAGTGGAGAGATGGCAAGAATAACTAAACTAATATttattgccattttttaaaaaagagacgcGGATGAAATAAGCACCAGACCGGTTcaagacggaagaaaaaaccgCATGacgcggagagagaaaaactacCCGGAAACGGATTGCCTGCATACATATATAAAGAGGTATAAGCACATGGATACATCGAGCTGAGATTTTCATTTCGATATCGTAGGAGCAACAAGAAACATGTTGCCTTCTTTGCTGTTTTTGTGCACTTGCTGTTTTGTTGTCTCTGGTAGAGGCAGTGGAGGGTTTACACCGCCGTTCTATCCTGTTGATAATCAAATATCATTCTCTCCTTTACATCGTGGCTATTTTACGAGTAATCAGATAAGAGGTCAAAGTAATTTGCAAggtaagacattttttaattcgtgaTGATGGTTGGCAATATTAGCATTTTAACTAAcatgttttaacttttaaactCATTTTTATTCAAGGATTCGGACCTTATTATGTTGATCCCACCATCAATTATTTCCACAATTTTCCAAATAACCCTCCGCCACCAATATCTCGTTCAATGTTCGGACGTCAACAACTGCCATCTGAACTGAATCGCCAAAACTCGGTGTTGTTGGACCTCCAGGAATTACTTGCCGAAATTGTTGATGGGCCTAGAGGAAATCTTCGTCAAAGAAGACGTACTGTTCGTCAACAAGGTGATGGTGTAGATGACCTGCGTGTCTCTGGAAGTCTATAGTTTAcacgatttgttttgtttggaacTTGATGATTATTTACAGATGATGAGTTTGGTCAGGATTCTATTGGTGCAACCGGTCCACCAACCACCACTATCTACGACCACCTGCCACCTGTCGAGGATGAATCAATCAATGGTACGTACGTGATGGCAACAAttctgaaattgttgttgatttcaaTGTGTTTTTTCTACAGTTGATCAAAGATCTGGACAAGATGAAAAAGCATTACAAACACGTCAACCACCGAGTAGAACGGATCCCTTGTCCAGTATTGCGAGATACATTGGAGCGAGATTTTTTGGATTGTTGCAGCCACAGTTTTATCCATATCAGCAGCAGTACGCCCCAGGGCCACCAGGTATAATTGACATCAACTCCAGCAATCAGAATCACGGTTATATTAAATTGTTCATTCAAcgtttttaagaaaaaagagtctaCTACGACAATACTAAAgataaagagaagaagaagaagaagatagtgATCTTCTCTCTGTTGCTTTTACTTGCGTCTGTAATGTTTCAGCCCCAGAACTATCAATATGCCAATTATGTCGTCACAGCACTACCTGGTAAGAATACAtctctcattcttttttattcatcttATTCGGACGGAAGATTGAAATCCACCTTCCGAGTAAGATGACAAGAGAATAAGAGTTTATTCTTGATCAGGTTTCTGTGTGAGGTTCATTCTTGAAATTTACACTtgattcatcttttttatttgtatctttttaaaaataggtcCACCAGGTCCTACTGGACCAACAGGTGATATTCCTTATTACTACATTGTCTAAAATCCTGATGATAATCAATGGATTCCAATTTATTGTGTATTAGGCCCAACCGGAGTTGGAATTCCTGGAATTCCCGGTACTCCTGGCACACCAGGTATGGACACTCTTAAAAAAATAGCACAATAACTCTGTTAAATGTTATTATTGATGATAAACATGTAATTTCATTGACTAGGTGCGGCTGgggctgctggtgctgctggggCTGCTGGAGCGGCAGGTTTGTTGCGCTTCTTCTGAATTTCAGTCGATTTAAATATGGGACATTAGTTTATTGACTTGACAAATCGAAATATTTCGCCTTTCTCAATAGGGCCCACGGGAGCTACTGGACCTTCTGGAACGACCGGAGCGACTGGAGCGACTGGGTGAgaaccacacacaaaaaaatactaCCAGTTCATTGgttcttttaatttatatttgaacTCGATTAGGCCGTCTGGTCCAGCAGGTTCGCCTGGTCCGACAGGGGCAACTGGTaaagtcatttttatttctttctttcctgtttattatttttcctaatttttttttctgtttaaacAAAATGTATGGTCTCTAGGTCCCTCTGGAACTTCGGGCGCTGCAG containing:
- the LOC124198318 gene encoding uncharacterized protein LOC124198318 isoform X1, whose translation is MLPSLLFLCTCCFVVSGRGSGGFTPPFYPVDNQISFSPLHRGYFTSNQIRGQSNLQGFGPYYVDPTINYFHNFPNNPPPPISRSMFGRQQLPSELNRQNSVLLDLQELLAEIVDGPRGNLRQRRRTVRQQDDEFGQDSIGATGPPTTTIYDHLPPVEDESINVDQRSGQDEKALQTRQPPSRTDPLSSIARYIGARFFGLLQPQFYPYQQQYAPGPPEKRVYYDNTKDKEKKKKKIVIFSLLLLLASVMFQPQNYQYANYVVTALPGPPGPTGPTGPTGVGIPGIPGTPGTPGAAGAAGAAGAAGAAGPTGATGPSGTTGATGATG
- the LOC124198318 gene encoding collagen alpha-1(I) chain-like isoform X2, translated to MLPSLLFLCTCCFVVSGRGSGGFTPPFYPVDNQISFSPLHRGYFTSNQIRGQSNLQGFGPYYVDPTINYFHNFPNNPPPPISRSMFGRQQLPSELNRQNSVLLDLQELLAEIVDGPRGNLRQRRRTVRQQDDEFGQDSIGATGPPTTTIYDHLPPVEDESINVDQRSGQDEKALQTRQPPSRTDPLSSIARYIGARFFGLLQPQFYPYQQQYAPGPPGPPGPTGPTGPTGVGIPGIPGTPGTPGAAGAAGAAGAAGAAGPTGATGPSGTTGATGATG